One Luteimonas sp. MC1825 DNA segment encodes these proteins:
- a CDS encoding cation:proton antiporter — translation MHHSPLLLQLVIILATARACGLLLRHVGQPPVIGEMAAGLLLGPIVFGAWFPDIHAVVFARESLPGLSSLAELGLVLFMFIVGVELRAPNGVRAQLRSAGLVGVASVLVPMALGFAAAPWLHAYAPPGVGFFPFALFMAAAMSITAFPILARILKERAMTHTPLGRLALSGAAIADVLAWVMLALVVAMVGAGDGYAGFIRTTVGLALMAVLVFGVLRPLYGWLLRTHAADGVPSLMVLAALLIGAFACAAVTEWLGVHAVFGAFLFGACLPRDDRLLRSLIDRVEYLAIVVLMPIFFALAGLNTTRDAFVGAGLGAMALILAVAVLGKVLGGAIGARLSGHGWRESFAVGSLMNARALMELIVMKVGLDAGIIGPDLFTMLLVMAILTTVMTGPLLSLSLGRRAPSIAADGTVPVADRSTPG, via the coding sequence ATGCACCACAGCCCCCTGCTCCTGCAGCTCGTGATCATCCTCGCCACCGCGCGCGCCTGCGGCCTGCTGCTGCGCCATGTGGGCCAGCCGCCGGTGATCGGCGAGATGGCGGCCGGCCTGCTGCTGGGGCCGATCGTGTTCGGCGCCTGGTTTCCTGACATCCACGCGGTGGTGTTCGCGCGGGAGTCGCTCCCGGGCCTGTCCTCGCTCGCCGAGCTCGGGCTGGTGTTGTTCATGTTCATCGTCGGCGTGGAGTTGCGCGCACCCAATGGCGTGCGTGCGCAGCTGCGTTCCGCGGGCCTTGTAGGCGTAGCCAGCGTGCTGGTACCGATGGCGCTCGGCTTCGCCGCCGCGCCCTGGCTGCACGCCTACGCCCCGCCGGGCGTCGGGTTCTTCCCCTTCGCACTGTTCATGGCGGCGGCGATGTCGATCACCGCCTTCCCGATCCTGGCGCGCATCCTGAAGGAACGCGCCATGACCCACACGCCACTCGGTCGGCTGGCGCTGAGCGGCGCGGCGATCGCCGACGTGCTGGCCTGGGTGATGCTGGCGCTGGTGGTGGCCATGGTCGGTGCCGGCGACGGCTATGCCGGATTCATCCGCACCACGGTTGGCCTGGCGCTGATGGCGGTACTGGTGTTCGGCGTGCTGCGTCCGCTGTACGGCTGGCTGCTGCGCACCCACGCCGCCGATGGCGTGCCGTCGCTGATGGTGCTGGCGGCGCTGCTGATCGGCGCCTTCGCCTGCGCCGCGGTCACCGAATGGCTGGGCGTGCACGCGGTCTTCGGCGCGTTCCTGTTCGGTGCGTGCCTGCCGCGAGACGATCGCCTGCTGAGGTCGCTGATCGACCGCGTGGAGTACCTGGCGATCGTGGTACTGATGCCGATCTTCTTTGCCCTGGCCGGGCTCAACACCACCCGTGACGCGTTCGTGGGTGCGGGCCTCGGCGCGATGGCGCTGATCCTGGCAGTCGCGGTGCTCGGCAAGGTGCTGGGCGGGGCGATCGGCGCGCGACTTTCCGGCCACGGCTGGCGCGAGAGCTTCGCGGTGGGATCGCTGATGAACGCGCGGGCGCTGATGGAACTCATCGTGATGAAGGTCGGCCTCGACGCCGGCATCATCGGCCCGGACCTGTTCACCATGCTGCTGGTCATGGCCATCCTGACCACCGTCATGACCGGGCCACTGCTCAGCCTGTCGCTGGGGCGGCGCGCCCCGTCCATTGCCGCTGATGGCACGGTGCCGGTGGCGGACCGGTCGACCCCCGGCTGA
- the fabG gene encoding 3-oxoacyl-ACP reductase FabG, which yields MNTSNHAPRRALVTGGSGDLGGAICRQLAAAGLHVVVHGNANLARAQAVADAIREAGGSADAVAFDVADGDATRAAIDGLLAGGPVQVLVNNAGIHDDAPMAGMSDAQWKRVIDVSLHGFFHVTQPLLLPMARTRWGRIVSVSSVAAVLGNRGQANYAAAKAALHGASKSLAREMASRNITVNVVAPGVIAGRMAEAAFAPELVKQMVPAGRAGTPDEVAAVIAFLCSEAASYVTGQVIGVNGGMG from the coding sequence ATGAACACATCCAACCACGCTCCACGTCGCGCGCTGGTCACCGGCGGCAGCGGCGACCTCGGCGGCGCGATCTGCCGGCAGCTGGCCGCGGCCGGCCTGCACGTGGTCGTGCACGGCAATGCCAACCTCGCGCGTGCGCAGGCGGTGGCGGATGCGATCCGAGAAGCAGGCGGCAGTGCCGACGCGGTCGCCTTCGACGTTGCCGACGGCGACGCCACGCGCGCCGCGATCGACGGCCTGCTCGCCGGCGGCCCCGTCCAGGTGCTGGTCAACAACGCCGGCATCCACGACGACGCACCGATGGCGGGCATGTCCGACGCGCAGTGGAAGCGCGTCATCGACGTCTCGCTGCACGGCTTCTTCCACGTCACCCAGCCGCTGCTGCTGCCCATGGCGCGGACGCGCTGGGGGCGCATCGTCAGCGTGTCGAGCGTCGCCGCGGTGCTCGGCAACCGTGGCCAGGCCAACTACGCCGCGGCCAAGGCCGCCCTGCATGGCGCGTCGAAATCGCTGGCGCGCGAGATGGCGTCGCGCAACATCACCGTCAACGTGGTCGCGCCGGGCGTGATCGCGGGACGCATGGCCGAGGCCGCGTTCGCGCCGGAGCTGGTAAAGCAGATGGTGCCCGCGGGACGTGCCGGTACCCCGGACGAAGTGGCGGCGGTGATCGCATTCCTGTGCTCGGAGGCGGCCAGCTACGTCACCGGCCAGGTGATCGGCGTCAACGGCGGCATGGGCTGA
- a CDS encoding phosphotransferase, which yields MCLWDEVLDFDATRIRLRAGNHRDPAHPLRSGDMLRAVHLCEYGAQAMAVHGGLRARASCGDAARAGMLVALRGVELHCARIDHLAGALECEAELLMEGEASQQYAFRIHHAGVLLAEGRAAVMLADAAAMPR from the coding sequence ATGTGCCTGTGGGACGAAGTGCTCGACTTCGACGCCACCCGCATCCGCCTGCGCGCCGGCAACCACCGCGATCCCGCGCATCCGCTGCGCAGCGGCGACATGCTGCGCGCGGTGCACCTGTGCGAGTACGGCGCGCAGGCGATGGCGGTGCACGGCGGCCTGCGCGCGCGCGCATCCTGTGGCGATGCCGCGCGCGCCGGCATGCTGGTCGCGCTGCGCGGCGTGGAGCTCCACTGCGCCCGCATCGATCACCTGGCCGGCGCGCTGGAGTGCGAGGCCGAGCTGCTGATGGAAGGCGAGGCCAGCCAGCAGTACGCGTTCCGCATCCACCATGCCGGCGTGCTGCTGGCCGAGGGGCGCGCGGCGGTGATGCTCGCGGACGCCGCGGCGATGCCGCGATAA